The nucleotide window CTGATTACTACTTCTCTGCTGACGATTTGGACCGCTTCGGGCGTCATCATTTCCTGGATGGAAGGGTTCCGTCGTGCCTACCAGCTCCCCAAGACCTGGGGACTGCTCAAAGAACGGTTGATCGCCATCTCTCTTGTGCTGATGACGGGACTGCCGCTGATCTTCGCAACCGTGTTGGTCGCTTTCGGCAGCCGCATCGAAACGCGCATCTTGTTCCACATCGATCACGAACTTGGCCCGCTTGTCTTGCTGCTTTGGATCGCGATGCGGTGGATTATCGCTATCCTCACGAGTATTGCCGTCATTGCCCTGATCTATCACAATGCGGTTCCGCGCACGCAACCTTGGCATAGCGTGATCCCGGGCGCCGTGCTGGCAACGGTGATGTGGTTGGGGGCGACAGCGCTGTTTGGCTGGTATCTGCAGAGTTATGCGGACTACAGCATCATTTACGGATCGCTCGGCGTCAGTATCGCGCTGCTGGTCTGGATGTACTTGATTTCGCTGGTTGTGCTGATCGGGTCCGAATTCAATGCCATGCTCTTCCCGCGCGGAGTTACGAAATGCCTATCCCCACCTGCGGACGATTCCGAT belongs to Acidobacteriota bacterium and includes:
- a CDS encoding YihY/virulence factor BrkB family protein, which encodes MSFAVNPLLEPEERKAKPDPFPGQLIVAPALARFWRLFRISVWRAFEHDAFATAKASAYSSILTFFPALLVLGSVLATVRRGEVYMREISYALGRILPAGTTTALAYLKGAAHRPVGLLITTSLLTIWTASGVIISWMEGFRRAYQLPKTWGLLKERLIAISLVLMTGLPLIFATVLVAFGSRIETRILFHIDHELGPLVLLLWIAMRWIIAILTSIAVIALIYHNAVPRTQPWHSVIPGAVLATVMWLGATALFGWYLQSYADYSIIYGSLGVSIALLVWMYLISLVVLIGSEFNAMLFPRGVTKCLSPPADDSDQ